In one Podarcis muralis chromosome 7, rPodMur119.hap1.1, whole genome shotgun sequence genomic region, the following are encoded:
- the PPP1CC gene encoding serine/threonine-protein phosphatase PP1-gamma catalytic subunit isoform X2: MADMDKLNIDSIIQRLLEVRGSKPGKNVQLQENEIRGLCLKSREIFLSQPILLELEAPLKICGDIHGQYYDLLRLFEYGGFPPESNYLFLGDYVDRGKQSLETICLLLAYKIKYPENFFLLRGNHECASINRIYGFYDECKRRYNIKLWKTFTDCFNCLPIAAIVDEKIFCCHGGLSPDLQSMEQIRRIMRPTDVPDQGLLCDLLWSDPDKDVLGWGENDRGVSFTFGAEVVAKFLHKHDLDLICRAHQVVEDGYEFFAKRQLVTLFSAPNYCGEFDNAGAMMSVDETLMCSFQILKPAEKKKPNASRPVTPPRGKTTGTSRE, translated from the exons ATGGCGGATATGGACAAGCTCAACATCGACAGCATCATCCAACGGCTGCTGGAGG tAAGAGGGTCAAAACCCGGTAAAAATGTGCAACTTCAAGAGAACGAAATAAGAGGATTATGCTTGAAATCTCGAGAAATCTTTCTCAGTCAACCCATTCTGTTAGAACTTGAAGCACCGCTTAAAATATGTG gtgACATCCATGGACAATACTATGATTTACTTCGACTCTTTGAATATGGAGGTTTCCCACCAGAAAGCAACTATCTATTTCTTGGTGACTATGTTGATAGAGGGAAACAATCTTTAGAAACAATTTGTCTTTTACTGGCCTACAAGATAAAATACCCAGAGAATTTTTTCCTCCTTAGAGGGAACCATGAATGTGCCAGCATTAATAGAATTTATGGCTTCTACGATGAAT GTAAAAGAAGATACAACATCAAGCTGTGGAAAACCTTTACAGACTGCTTTAATTGTTTACCAATTGCAGCCATTGTGGATGAGAAAATATTCTGCTGTCATGGAG GCTTATCGCCAGACCTCCAATCAATGGAACAAATCCGACGAATTATGCGGCCTACTGATGTGCCAGATCAAGGCCTCCTTTGTGATCTGCTGTGGTCTGACCCTGACAAAGATGTCCTGGGATGGGGAGAAAATGACAGAGGAGTTTCTTTCACGTTTGGAGCTGAAGTGGTTGCAAAGTTCCTTCATAAACATGATTTGGATCTTATATGCAGAGCTCATCAG GTGGTTGAGGATGGATATGAGTTCTTTGCAAAAAGGCAACTGGTAACTCTGTTTTCTGCCCCAAATTACTGTGGGGAGTTTGACAATGCGGGTGCCATGATGAGCGTGGATGAGACTCTAATGTGTTCCTTCCAG ATTTTGAAGCCTGCCGAGAAGAAGAAGCCCAATGCTAGCCGGCCTGTAACACCACCCAGGG GAAAGACGACTGGAACTAGCAGAGAGTAA
- the PPP1CC gene encoding serine/threonine-protein phosphatase PP1-gamma catalytic subunit isoform X1 produces the protein MADMDKLNIDSIIQRLLEVRGSKPGKNVQLQENEIRGLCLKSREIFLSQPILLELEAPLKICGDIHGQYYDLLRLFEYGGFPPESNYLFLGDYVDRGKQSLETICLLLAYKIKYPENFFLLRGNHECASINRIYGFYDECKRRYNIKLWKTFTDCFNCLPIAAIVDEKIFCCHGGLSPDLQSMEQIRRIMRPTDVPDQGLLCDLLWSDPDKDVLGWGENDRGVSFTFGAEVVAKFLHKHDLDLICRAHQVVEDGYEFFAKRQLVTLFSAPNYCGEFDNAGAMMSVDETLMCSFQILKPAEKKKPNASRPVTPPRGRTTGTSRE, from the exons ATGGCGGATATGGACAAGCTCAACATCGACAGCATCATCCAACGGCTGCTGGAGG tAAGAGGGTCAAAACCCGGTAAAAATGTGCAACTTCAAGAGAACGAAATAAGAGGATTATGCTTGAAATCTCGAGAAATCTTTCTCAGTCAACCCATTCTGTTAGAACTTGAAGCACCGCTTAAAATATGTG gtgACATCCATGGACAATACTATGATTTACTTCGACTCTTTGAATATGGAGGTTTCCCACCAGAAAGCAACTATCTATTTCTTGGTGACTATGTTGATAGAGGGAAACAATCTTTAGAAACAATTTGTCTTTTACTGGCCTACAAGATAAAATACCCAGAGAATTTTTTCCTCCTTAGAGGGAACCATGAATGTGCCAGCATTAATAGAATTTATGGCTTCTACGATGAAT GTAAAAGAAGATACAACATCAAGCTGTGGAAAACCTTTACAGACTGCTTTAATTGTTTACCAATTGCAGCCATTGTGGATGAGAAAATATTCTGCTGTCATGGAG GCTTATCGCCAGACCTCCAATCAATGGAACAAATCCGACGAATTATGCGGCCTACTGATGTGCCAGATCAAGGCCTCCTTTGTGATCTGCTGTGGTCTGACCCTGACAAAGATGTCCTGGGATGGGGAGAAAATGACAGAGGAGTTTCTTTCACGTTTGGAGCTGAAGTGGTTGCAAAGTTCCTTCATAAACATGATTTGGATCTTATATGCAGAGCTCATCAG GTGGTTGAGGATGGATATGAGTTCTTTGCAAAAAGGCAACTGGTAACTCTGTTTTCTGCCCCAAATTACTGTGGGGAGTTTGACAATGCGGGTGCCATGATGAGCGTGGATGAGACTCTAATGTGTTCCTTCCAG ATTTTGAAGCCTGCCGAGAAGAAGAAGCCCAATGCTAGCCGGCCTGTAACACCACCCAGGG GAAGGACGACTGGAACTAGCAGAGAGTAA